The following are from one region of the Leptospira yasudae genome:
- a CDS encoding ABC-F family ATP-binding cassette domain-containing protein, whose amino-acid sequence MIKISGLNKAYTSKVLFDDLNLSINRGEKIGLVGRNGHGKSTLFQMILGNVEADSGTISVPKGYKIGHLQQHLHFTKPTVLEECALGLPEGEEYETWQVEKILSGLGFSEKDMERDPNEFSGGYQIRMNLAKLLVSAPDMLMLDEPNNYLDIVTIRWLEEFLREWEGEIILVTHDRGFMDAVVTHTIAIHRTKAIKVQGDTDKLYNQINQSEEIYEKTRLNEAKKRKQEEIFIAKFKAKASFASRAQSRVKKLEKQGEMKALEQIQDLELFFNSAPFAASQMLSAENLAFSYDGKPPFLIEDFSISVGNRERICIIGKNGKGKSTLLKVLAGELEPSQGTIKKHPVLKEGYFGQTNKLNMNENATVVEEIMISDKSCTEYQARTIAGGLMFSDDQALKKIKVLSGGEKSRVLLGKILVTPCHLLYLDEPTNHLDMQSCDSLIEAIDGFEGSVIMVTHDELHLRAVATKLIVFDNDTIRVFDGTYDDFLNDVGWSDEDY is encoded by the coding sequence ATGATTAAAATTTCCGGCCTCAATAAGGCTTATACTTCCAAGGTTCTTTTTGACGATTTGAATTTGAGCATCAATCGAGGCGAGAAGATCGGTCTCGTAGGCCGCAACGGTCACGGTAAATCAACGCTCTTTCAAATGATTCTCGGAAACGTGGAAGCGGATTCCGGCACGATCTCCGTTCCGAAGGGTTATAAGATCGGTCACTTGCAGCAGCATCTTCATTTTACCAAACCCACCGTTTTGGAGGAATGCGCACTCGGTCTTCCCGAAGGCGAAGAATACGAAACTTGGCAAGTGGAGAAAATTCTTTCCGGTTTGGGTTTTTCCGAAAAGGATATGGAAAGAGATCCGAACGAATTTTCGGGCGGTTATCAGATCCGAATGAATCTCGCAAAGCTGCTCGTATCCGCTCCCGATATGCTGATGCTCGACGAGCCGAACAACTATCTCGACATCGTTACGATCCGTTGGCTCGAGGAATTTCTGCGCGAATGGGAAGGCGAAATCATATTAGTAACTCATGATAGAGGTTTTATGGACGCCGTCGTCACGCATACGATCGCGATTCACAGAACGAAGGCGATCAAGGTTCAAGGCGACACCGACAAGCTCTACAATCAGATCAATCAGTCCGAAGAAATTTACGAAAAGACCCGATTGAACGAAGCCAAAAAAAGAAAACAGGAAGAAATCTTTATCGCGAAATTTAAAGCGAAAGCGAGTTTCGCGAGCCGCGCCCAATCCAGAGTGAAGAAGCTCGAAAAGCAGGGAGAGATGAAGGCCCTCGAACAGATTCAGGATTTGGAATTGTTTTTCAACAGCGCTCCGTTTGCGGCGAGCCAAATGCTTTCCGCGGAGAATCTCGCTTTCTCGTACGACGGGAAACCTCCGTTTTTGATCGAGGACTTTTCGATCAGCGTAGGAAACCGCGAAAGAATCTGCATCATCGGTAAGAACGGAAAGGGAAAATCGACTCTGCTTAAAGTTCTCGCGGGAGAATTGGAACCGTCCCAAGGTACGATCAAAAAACATCCCGTGTTGAAGGAAGGTTATTTCGGTCAGACGAATAAACTCAACATGAACGAGAACGCAACCGTCGTGGAAGAGATTATGATCTCGGACAAATCCTGTACGGAGTATCAAGCGAGAACGATCGCGGGCGGTTTGATGTTTTCGGACGACCAGGCTTTGAAAAAGATCAAGGTTCTTTCCGGAGGCGAAAAAAGCCGCGTTCTTCTCGGAAAGATTCTCGTGACCCCTTGTCATCTTTTGTATCTGGACGAACCTACGAACCACTTGGATATGCAGTCCTGCGATTCTCTCATCGAGGCGATCGACGGTTTTGAAGGCTCGGTCATTATGGTGACTCACGACGAATTGCACTTACGCGCCGTTGCGACCAAGTTGATCGTTTTCGACAACGATACGATCCGGGTTTTTGACGGTACATACGACGACTTCTTGAACGACGTGGGTTGGTCGGACGAGGATTATTAA
- a CDS encoding carboxymuconolactone decarboxylase family protein: METRLNYATVYPESLQAMLKMEEFAKQGGIDPVLYELVKIRASQLNGCAFCINMHTKDLRDMGEVEKRIYLLDAWREATFYTEKEKAALELTETVTKISEKGVPDETYEKVRKHFNEKEFVALIVLINTINSWNRIAISTRMTAK; encoded by the coding sequence ATGGAAACTAGATTGAACTACGCAACGGTTTATCCCGAGTCGTTGCAAGCGATGCTGAAAATGGAGGAATTCGCGAAACAAGGAGGAATCGACCCCGTTCTCTACGAACTCGTAAAAATCCGCGCGTCGCAACTCAACGGATGTGCGTTTTGCATCAACATGCACACGAAGGACTTGAGAGATATGGGAGAAGTCGAAAAAAGAATCTATCTTTTGGACGCTTGGAGAGAAGCGACCTTTTATACGGAAAAAGAAAAAGCCGCCTTGGAATTAACCGAAACGGTGACGAAGATTTCCGAAAAAGGAGTTCCGGACGAAACCTACGAAAAAGTCAGAAAACATTTCAACGAAAAAGAATTCGTGGCTCTGATCGTTCTGATCAACACGATCAATTCCTGGAATCGAATCGCGATTTCAACGCGGATGACTGCGAAATAA